Within Populus trichocarpa isolate Nisqually-1 chromosome 6, P.trichocarpa_v4.1, whole genome shotgun sequence, the genomic segment CCAACAGCACCATGATGTACGTCACAACAAAGCTCACACAGAAAACTTGTGCATCAATGATGACGCTACTCTCTTCTTTCTCATCAGTAGAAGGCccaggtggtggtggtggtggtactTCTTTGGTGCAACTGTTAAGCAGTGGTGGTCCACAAAGTAAGGGATTTCCCTCGTAGCTGCTCTTACTGAATGTTGAGAATTGTGCAACCATCTCAGGAGTCTTACCAGACAGGTTATTGTTGGCTACACTAAAATAGGCAAGAGAATGCAATTGTACAAGTTGAGGTGGGATTTCCCCATTCAAGCTGTTATTGGAAAGGTCCAAGCTCTCAACTTCACTCaaatttgaaagagtttgtgGGATTGGGCCTATTAAATGATTGTTGGACAGGTTCAATACATGAATGTGGTTTAGATTTCCAATTTCAGGAGGAATCGCACCTGACAAACTGTTGCAGGAGAGATCCAATCCGGTCATGTAGTACAAAATACTTGGCGAATAAGAATAAGACACACTCTTTGATGCAATAACCAATGGTTCTCGAAGAGAATACTCAGAAGGATATTCTTCGAGGAGGATGAACCAAATACTGCTTTTAAATCTTAGGCAAGGTAGAATATGACcagaaaaattattatgagaaaGATCAATGAAGCTTAATTCGTTCAACTTGCACAATTGCGTGGGTATACTGCCATAAAGATTATTATAACCCAAGAGAAGAAAGCTCAGTTGGGAAAACTCACCAATCCATTTTGGAATGCTACCAGTCAAATGATTATGGCTAAGATCCAACGTTATTAGCTCAAAGGATTTCTGAAATGCATGTTCTAGGGATCCTTGTAGCATATTTCGTGACAGATAAACATGCAGGAGGTTTGAAGAGTTAAAGAAAGATGGTAAGGTTCCAGAGATGTTGTTATTTGAGAGGTCAAAAACTTGAAGATACAACAGAAAGTCAAATGAAGAGGGAACGCGACCACTGAAGTGGTTATCAGACATGGATAAAAATGTTAAACTTGGAAAATATGATCCTATTTCTCTAGGAATGTGGCTTTCGAAGTTATTGTTAGAAATATCTAATTCAGACAAATTCTGATGAGGATGAATTGGCAATTGAAAAGTCCCTGAAAGAGAATTGTTGACCAAATGGAGTTCATTTAGGTGTGTGTTGTTCTCTAACAACCAAATAGGAAACCCTCCCCTCAATTTCAggttagaaaaatcaatttcttgGAGGCTGTATTGATGGAGGAGGAATTTGGGAAAGGAAAATGCTCCACCATATCCATTGCCAGATAAACCAAGACGCTCTAATTGGAATTTTGGGGCCAAATTATGCTCCTCTAATTCTTCTACATATATTTCGTTATTGCTACCATCGAAATACTTGAGTTGTGAATGGTTGAGAAATGAGCTCAATGAGACGGGGATCTGAAAGTGGTTGTCTGAAAGTGATAACCCTCGGATGGATGTGAGACTTGTAAGAGGGAGAAGGAAATGTCTCCAATAAAGTTATTGTAAGACAAATCTAATCCTTGAAGGGATGTCAAATTTGCCAAACACCGAGGCAAAGCACCACTGAGATCATTCCCACTGATATCTAGATTTTGGAGATGCTTTAACTGACATAGGCCTGagaatttattgattcataaaaATTTTAGTCACAGAAGAAGCAGAACGCCTAAAGAGGGGAAAGGTGGTCAGACTTACCTTGGGCTTTAGGGATGGAGCCATTGAGTCGACAGCCCCTCAAGCGTAAACTCTTTAGAGTAGTAATCTTCCCGACTGTTTGCAGAAAGCTATTATCGACAGTGGAGAAACTCAAATCCAACTTTTCTAAATTCTTGAGAGAAGCCAAGTCTACAATAATCAAACCCACAAGAAATTATGCTCGGTATTCAAGAGCCGGATAATGATAAGGAAACAAGATGATGAAACCAACAAGAAGCTCCATTATAATGTCCCCACTACAATCAATTAAATTCCTATAACTAGGCAAATATGATTTAAAGCAcgtttacaaagaaaaaaagaacaattaacaGATATTCAGGATCGCTTTTAGGCATCAATACCACAAATTACCTTTATCTAATGTTGTTCCGAAACTTCCTTCAAGATTATTCTCATCCAAATTAAGGGTCCTGAGGTTTGGGAATTTCGTTAACGATTGCAGCAATGTAAATGGAAGAGCTCTTCCATTTGAGGTGCTATTAGATAATGAAATGAGGCTTACATTTCCAAAACCTCTAGTATCTGCAGGGGACAGctaaaacaagttttaaaaccTCCTGAGCTTTTATTCTTGAgcaaaatcatcctcgaaaatACAATTCGATTAATGAGATTTTAGGTTGATCAAGCGGTAAAGCTACCATCAATCAGTGTGGAAAGCAATCAATACCTTTGGATAACACAAATTTGTCAATCTCATTTCCCCTTAGATCCACTGTCTCTAAGTTGATCAAAGCATCCAGCTCTAGGTTGTCGAAAAACAGAAATTTAATATTACGTCACAGCAAAAATCACAGATTGGTTTCTAGGAATCGAAAAAGGTGAGGTTACCAGTCACATTGAATGATCCTTTCAGTTGGTTGTACGCTATATCCAGGGATTTGAGAGATGAAAGACCCTTGAGGGATGATAAGGTACTGTCATTGAAGCGATTAACATTCAAAACAAGGTATTCCAGATTTCTTAACCTCAGTAACTCGTCACCAGTACCTATAAAAATACCATAAGCTTTCATGTAACCTGAAAGGATAATGGAGTACTTATGTGTGAAAACAAATGCTCAATCAACTCACAACTCTTTCATACCATGAATGGAtttaaagctttcaatttcattgcCACCAAACTCCAACGACAGCAAGCTTGTTAGATTATTGAGTTCTGGCCAAATATAATTGTACCAAgtacaacaattaaaaaaagggcagtaattaacatggttttatttgagaaagaaaaggagagaagtgATCAAGCTTAATTACCATCAACACTAATTTCTCCTTTGAGTTGGTTACCATCTAGATACAGGGTTGTCAAACAGGAAAGCCCACCAAGGGATGAAAGGATGCGGTTGTCGAATTTGTTTACGCCTAAATCGAGAAACACCAAACTGTCAAGTCCTGATAGTCTTTCAAAACCTGCATGGGCATTTCAATCAGTAGCTTGAAAATATAgaatctattctttttttttttttcctgttgaagTTGCAGTAGCACGCAAATAAGAGATAAACCTTCATTCTCAACACAGCCAACTATAAAATTTCCACTTAAATCAAGATATTGCAGTTCTTGGAAGGGACGAAACAAAGAGACATTTAGGTACAAATCTCCCAATCCCTCTTCCCTTTTGCTTGAAAGATCAAGTTGGACAACTCGTCCTGTAGTGAAATTGCAGTCAACGCCTTTCCAAGAACAACAGTCGGCTACTTTTCCCCAAGATTGAAGGAATGTGCCGCTTGGGTAATTAAAGGAGCTTTTAATCCGCAAGAGAGCACTTCTCTCTTCGTCTAAACACCCGTGACATGACCACCAGCTTTCTGACAAAACATCATTGTCACTGCGAAAGAAGAGAACCTGTTTAAATCCATTTGGACTACTCGATGAAATTATGTATCGAAAAACAACGGTCAGAGGCTCTTTATAAATAAGATCGTTGGATTTATggcttatttatgtttttaacagTTTAAAGAAACCCTCATAGTTTAGTGTTAGTTTAGTGTTAGTTTAGCCCTTCATGTTTATAATAAATTGCCCTTCTTGAACTTGTCCTCTTTTCTAGATTTATTAtattccaaaaattaaaaatccataTCATTTGGCAAAAATTACTACCCATTTATggcttatttatgtttttaaataattttagaattggaGAAATTTAGTATGGATTTTACTAAGATTTTTACCCctctatgattttattttttttaccaatttaaaCCCATATAATGGCAaactagaaatataaaaaagtaactAAACCGAAAATTTTCTGTGAtcaatttcggttcggttcggtttttataaaaaaaaaataaccaaacataattttttttttaaaaaaaccaaaaccggttcaaaccaaccggtttcggtttggttcggttcggttcggttttttagaacaaaaaccggttcaaaccggtttggcttgattttttccgacttgactcggttttttgattttgactcggttttttccggtttggctcggtttttttctggtttcggttcggttttttcagttccaggcttataaaatcaaaaccgaaccggttggttttttcaaaattctaatcggtttaatcggttttttttcacggttcggttttttcagttattttttttccagttttctcggtttaatcagttttttgatttttttactcacccctaaaATATATCATAGATCTAGGGGAAAAGttttaataagtttttcaaaaagggtatataaataaaattatttacgTGATAATTAAAGTTCTctcaatcaaaaaatttatagagGGTGGTGACTCTCCCCTCCAAGTCTCCAAACTCACACCGAACCCACTTAACCCTTGCTTTATCCATCaacacatttaaattttttgattaagtTTGACAGATTTTACTGTTTGATACACAAGGActtaaatgatttgttttttcaaagacTATATCGTATGTTATAAGGATAGAAATTTCAAAATACGGACTTGttgataaaaagtaaaataaaatatgggaattaaaataatttcttgagaATACATCACGCGTACGCAACTAAAATTAAGCTAGTCATCGCAACCACACATAAACAAGTTGctattttaacttaaatttaataataaataataaatatgatggGTACAAAGGGGAGAATATACAAATGAAGTGGTCATCGTTGCGTACaatgattgatttttgttgagTGCTTTGGTGAACGTTGTTAGGCACAGTAGCTGCTAGCAGctataatttgcaagaaaaatagAGTTTTGTACCTTTCCAATGGTGCAATTCTCTTGTGCAATTTGGAGATTTCTGTTGCAGATGTGTGGAATTTGCAGACATGTGGGTGATTGGCAAGCTGAAATTCATGGGACAATGTCAAATCTCCAGAATGTTTTGCTTCCGAGACTTATTTGCCGgttgttattttgaaatttatgcTGGCTTAtatttatttcagaaaattttatttaattaattgaaacaGGATAGGTTCTatctgttttttgaattcaaattaaacataatGCTACCTCTATATACCAATACAAGAATGTGTGCAATTCTTCCCATTTTcctgattttaaaatatacagcTATTATACAATTATCTCTGCCACTCAACTGTATATGGAGCTAGGGATGAAAGAAACAGCAGAGTTCATGATGGGATTGGCGCGCCCAGAAGCTCAGGTCAAATCGTGGGAGATTCAAATGGTTAAATGCACACTTTAAGATTTCAGATTTCCACTCTTATGAAGAAAGCTTGTTCTAAGTACTCTAAACATGATCTAGTCAGCAGGATCTAATcagttatttgtttatttatttatagtttttgtgaatttttttagtagATTATTTTTCATAGATGTGAGACCTAGTTTGAtctgatatatttattttgaagtcCCATTATATTAGTGTTACATTTGTTATTGGACGGTATGAAATATTAGTTTAGTCAAACTTGAACccattcataataaaaataaaaaaaaatcattgacggTGGTTatcaaaagaatatttatttttatattttaaaagtatttttgaaaaaaattaaatttttattttatttttttttagtttcaagtttttttttaattttaaatcgttttgatgtattaatattaaaaataaattttaaaaaattaaaaaaaatattattataatatatttttaaagaaaaaataataataataaaacttagATATCTGGGATTTGAAATTAGCAGGTTATGTATCATGAACTTTCATGAGGCCATAGAAAGAGATGAAAAGACTTGCAAATGCGGTCGAAATATGGAGAGTTAAGATGATATTCACGGGCTTCCAAATGATTTGAGATGGCCCAGCCCAAGGATCCAAAGTAAAAGAAACAGACATTGCATGTCTCCGCCCAGCCCGAACTTTCAAAGGggcaaaaagaaaagacattGCATGTCTCGGCCCAACCCAAttgtcaaaggaaaaaaataaaaacagagagaCCAATTTGCCAACAAGCTATTATAATACAACCCACAGGTTGATTGATGAAACCCTGACCCCAAGATCTGGGAACTGCTGAAGAACACCTTGAAAAATCTTGCATTTTACTCTTACTTTTTACAAGAGACAGATGAACTGGTCATCGCGCGCGACGTGTTCCCTACGGCCAAAAATAATGCAGTGGCTGTGGAAAATATTTACACGCTATGACCAAGAAAAAGGTTGGTGCATTCATTCATCGCTTGACCTGGTGATGGCTCGCTGGGCCACCTGctaagacaaaagaaaagaaaagaaagctgtTAACAGTGGTCAAACTTGCCAGACACGATGTGCCCGCAAGGTTTTTTCCTCCTATGGAAAATACATTTTACTATCTTGGCGTTTATAAATGGGAAAAAGGATGATTGCGTGTTCTTCGTCAAGTGTATCAAGAACCCAGTAAAACCATCTAAAAAGTCTACTGAAAAAAAGATGGTTTAGATTTTCTCAGTTGACTTCGAGTCAAGGCGTAGAGCTTCTATCATAGATAAAAAAGGATGCTCCAGGATTGACTTTGCACCAGGGGGTTTGGGCCTACATAAGTAAGCACCAGATCTCTTATGCTCGTATATTTATCGTGCTCGTAGTTCAGGATCTTCAGACATGAATCAGCTCATTCTAAATGTTGAATTGTCTTAGGCGCTAGCTGTGGATTTTTCAAAGGAGTTTGGATTTCGATCATCAATCATTGCCTATGAGAAGCCGGGTGGTGTTTTTCTGAATCCACTATAGGTAATTAGAGGCATCAACACTCCATATATAATACTTAGTTCCAAAATCTCATTAATTGTTATAATCACGTACTTGAGGGGATTTCATGTTCTTTGTCATaggtatgaaaataaaattaaccgagcttaatttctaataaaaagcCCAGAGTAAACggttgataattaatttttgggGAATTGACTCCGAGTCAAGGTCTAAATCTCCTCTTTTAGGCGAGGAAGATGTGGCCAGTGGATGTAGATATCCACCAACCTTCGAGCCATGGTGGACAGACTCTGTTACTGCTGACTGAAACCTGATTTTGACGTTAATTCAGTATGCATGTCGACGCTATACAGCCAACACTTTCCATTTTCCACGAAGAAATGGAcgataagttatatatatatatatatcattttgtaGACGGCGGTGGGAAATTATGCCATTTCAAAGTGCAGTTGCAATGCAATTACCTCGCTAGGCAGCAAGGAATTAGTTTTAAATCCTTTAAATTTCCATTTCTCGATCCTTTCTTCGTAAAAACTAAAGCATTATCAAGATTCAAGAcagtttttcatataaatttctCATTTAAGATTTATAAGATCTACATTTTATCACTTATGAGttaatatattagtttaaaTGGAAACTAAATTagataaatttgttaatttgtaatcgtttttcttaatttgtacGTAGGAGGATAAACTTTTGAGTGGACCatccattttcatcttttttgttatgaaaatgtgacttgacttttctttatcatttcatGATTGGTTTTTTCGTATAATTATAAtgctcttttaattatttattatttatgaaattctAGATTTTGGTGTGATAGTTTATATTGGTTACTAGAATGTCAGCTTTGGAGAGACGACAAGATAATATAATAGGCATTGCTATATGGAAATTGTAAACACTAGTGATATTTTAAGTGAGCTGTCACACGTAATTAtatcacaataaaaatagatgttaatagaaaaaaacaagaaataaaattattaataaaaaatatatttttttgtcaattttttttgttttattcaaatgattttttttacaacaaaataattttttttattagcggtatagtttattaaataaaaagaaacaacaatcaaggaaatatttagaaaaacaatattgattttaactaaaaagaaaaaaaaaccacatatttttcatcaaaatctaattttttttattcatgcattttatttttattttaatgaaatcatgttttttctatgagaagcattgttttttaagtaaaacttTATGGGTTCTAATCTTCTTATTATGAcatgttcaagaaaaaaagtattatcTTCATCGAAATCCtctatttaaaacaaatttattaatatcaagatTAAATTTTGTTGGTGGCTGTTAATCAATTAttcttttccccttttttttttttcaatgactttcttttctctttttaaatttcaggatctaaaacataaaacaaataaaatttacaactgaaatatatataaaaccttcaaaacatagaaaacaaataataaaaatttcaagataaaactATAGTTTTCCATGTccaatgaacaataaaaaaaagctgtttttttgtttcaagtgtTAAAATCTTGTcccttttgtttcaatttttttaattgatgaaattaaattatattttaaaatatcaaatatcaattattaataatgagatgattttttatatcatgaatACATcataacttgtaaaaaaaaataattataagttttgaaatcatataaaataatatgatatgat encodes:
- the LOC18110034 gene encoding LOW QUALITY PROTEIN: receptor-like protein 45 (The sequence of the model RefSeq protein was modified relative to this genomic sequence to represent the inferred CDS: deleted 2 bases in 1 codon); its protein translation is MGRIAHILVLLANHPHVCKFHTSATEISKLHKRIAPLESHKSNDLIYKEPLTVVFRYIISSSSPNGFKQVLFFRSDNDVLSESWWSCHGCLDEERSALLRIKSSFNYPSGTFLQSWGKVADCCSWKGVDCNFTTGRVVQLDLSSKREEGLGDLYLNVSLFRPFQELQYLDLSGNFIVGCVENEGFERLSGLDSLVFLDLGVNKFDNRILSSLGGLSCLTTLYLDGNQLKGEISVDELNNLTSLLSLEFGGNEIESFKSIHGTGDELLRLRNLEYLVLNVNRFNDSTLSSLKGLSSLKSLDIAYNQLKGSFNVTELDALINLETVDLRGNEIDKFVLSKDTRGFGNVSLISLSNSTSNGRALPFTLLQSLTKFPNLRTLNLDENNLEGSFGTTLDKDLASLKNLEKLDLSFSTVDNSFLQTVGKITTLKSLRLRGCRLNGSIPKAQGLCQLKHLQNLDISGNDLSGALPRCLANLTSLQGLDLSYNNFIGDISFPLTSLTSIRGLSLSDNHFQIPVSLSSFLNHSQLKYFDGSNNEIYVEELEEHNLAPKFQLERLGLSGNGYGGAFSFPKFLLHQYSLQEIDFSNLKLRGGFPIWLLENNTHLNELHLVNNSLSGTFQLPIHPHQNLSELDISNNNFESHIPREIGSYFPSLTFLSMSDNHFSGRVPSSFDFLLYLQVFDLSNNNISGTLPSFFNSSNLLHVYLSRNMLQGSLEHAFQKSFELITLDLSHNHLTGSIPKWIGEFSQLSFLLLGYNNLYGSIPTQLCKLNELSFIDLSHNNFSGHILPCLRFKSSIWFILLEEYPSEYSLREPLVIASKSVSYSYSPSILYYMTGLDLSCNSLSGAIPPEIGNLNHIHVLNLSNNHLIGPIPQTLSNLSEVESLDLSNNSLNGEIPPQLVQLHSLAYFSVANNNLSGKTPEMVAQFSTFSKSSYEGNPLLCGPPLLNSCTKEVPPPPPPGPSTDEKEESSVIIDAQVFCVSFVVTYIMVLFGIAAVLYINPDWRRAWFYFIEKSINTCYYFVADNLLKPFRIRVWKPLV